In the Hevea brasiliensis isolate MT/VB/25A 57/8 unplaced genomic scaffold, ASM3005281v1 Scaf383, whole genome shotgun sequence genome, GATGCATGTCCTACACTTTGTGAGGAAGAATATGAGCAAGTAAGAGCTATTGGTGGTTTTTCAAATCAACAACAAATGAGGTATGACACTTTAGGGAATACCTACAATCCAAATTAGAGGAACCATCCAAATTTGAGCTGTGGAGGGGGAGAGCACCAAGGCCGAACATACCAAGGACACCCTCCAGGTTTTGCACAGGCTCCTAATTACCAAAGTCCATTCTAAGCACAACCTCAACCACTTCAAAGCACTCCTGCACAATCTTCTGGTGCATCTCTTGAGGATATTGTCAAAATATTAGCAACTAGCCAATTGCAATTTCCAAAAAAGATAAGGGCAAGCATGAGAAATATGGAGAACCAAATTAGCCAACTGGCTAATGACATTAGCATACTTAAAATGTAAAGCTCTAAAAAACTTCCATCATAACCTGTTGTGAATCTAAAAGATAATGTGAGTGCTATCACATTAAGGAGTGGAAAGGAATTAGAAGATGCTTCTATGCGCAAAAAAGGAGTTGAAAAGCACACTAAGGGTCAGAATGATGATGAGGCTGAATTGGTGGTGGCCAACCCAACCATGGCTAAAAGCACCACACCCCCCTCCAAAGGTAAGTAATTCTTCCCCTATGCATGAATATAGAGAAACCCCTCCCTTTCCTTCAAGATTTGCTAAATTtaagaaagaggaaaaagaaaaagcaatACTTGATACATTTAGAAAAGTGGAGATGAATATCCCACTTCTAGATACTATCAAATCAATTCCTaagtatgcaaaattcttgaagaacatgtgcactaataaAAGAAAGTTAACGGGTAAAGAACAAGCTAATAAGGGAGAATATGTTTCTTTGGCAATTAAAAAGAAGCTCCCACCAAAGCTAAAGGATCCAGATATGTTTACCATTCCTATTCAAATTGGAAATACTAGGATTGAAAGAGCTATGCTAGATTTAGGTGCATCCATTGATGTCATGCCAAGATCTATTTATGCATCATTGAATCTAGGACCTCTTAATGAAACTAGCAATGTCATTCAATTAGTTGATAGATCCAATACTTACCTTAATGGTGTAATTGAGGATGTGTTAGTGTGTGTGGATAACTTGGTTTTTCCTGTTAACTTTTATCTGCTTGATATGGAAAAGAGTGAAACACCTCTTATTTTGTTAGGAAGACCATTTCTGAAAACAGCAAGGGCTAAGATTAACATATTTGATGGTAGTGTTTCTTTGGAATTTGATGGCAAAATTTGCAAATTCAATATTTATGATGCCATGAAATATCTAAGTGATGATAATTCAGTATGCCATCTAGATGTTGTTGATTCTTGTGTTCATGATGTTATTGATTTTGCTACTAATGATCATTTGAATTTAGCACTTATGCATGGCATTTATCCTAAGAATGCAAAAAtcttgaatgatatttttatgatGAATGCCGAAATGAAGGAGACACTTGAGGACTTAGTCCCTGCACCATAGGTAAAGTATGGACATAGATTCAAAGAGTTACCTA is a window encoding:
- the LOC131177260 gene encoding uncharacterized protein LOC131177260 codes for the protein MVDATSRGALIDKTSEEARNLIANMVANSQQYAMFNGRSGKELEDASMRKKGVEKHTKGQNDDEAELVVANPTMAKSTTPPSKDTIKSIPKYAKFLKNMCTNKRKLTGKEQANKGEYVSLAIKKKLPPKLKDPDMFTIPIQIGNTRIERAMLDLGASIDVMPRSIYASLNLGPLNETSNVIQLVDRSNTYLNGVIEDVLVCVDNLVFPVNFYLLDMEKSETPLILLGRPFLKTARAKINIFDGSVSLEFDGKICKFNIYDAMKYLSDDNSVCHLDVVDSCVHDVIDFATNDHLNLALMHGIYPKNAKILNDIFMMNAEMKETLEDLVPAP